One Euphorbia lathyris chromosome 1, ddEupLath1.1, whole genome shotgun sequence DNA segment encodes these proteins:
- the LOC136233985 gene encoding amino acid transporter AVT6A-like, which yields MGTDNKIQVSHETISQETPLLPKTQGDGKESHEFNGASFVGAVSNLSTTIIGAGIMALPATMKVLGLGLGIALILFVAVLTERSIAFLLRYSKAGKVDSYGGVMGDAFGFGGKRLLQICVLLNNIGTLIVYMIIIGDVISGTSSSGIHHSGLLEQWFGNYWWTGRTCVLLFVTLAVFTPLAFFKRIDSLKYTSALAVGLAVVFLVITAGITVFKLVNGSIGMPRLLPDVTNLTSFWNLFTVVPVLVTAFICHFNVHTIQNELEDSTMIQPVVWTSLALCSTVYIMTSFFGILLFGDSTLDDVLANFDTNLGVPYSYVLNDIVRISYALHLMLVFPVVFHPLRLNLDGLIFPSARPLVLDNCRFILISISLIFVIYIGANFIPNIWVAFQFTGATSAICLGFIFPAAIALRDSNSVASKKDKIVSLFMIFLALFSSLVAIYSDAYALFRKSPSPRQ from the exons ATGGGGACTGACAACAAAATACAAGTAAGCCACGAAACCATCAGCCAGGAAACACCATTGCTCCCTAAAACACAAGGAGATGGGAAAGAAAGCCATGAATTTAATGGAGCTTCATTTGTTGGAGCAGTTTCTAATCTTTCGACTACAATTATTGGTGCTGGAATCATGGCATTACCTGCCACTATGAAGGTTTTGGGACTTGGCCTTGGAATTGCTTTGATTTTGTTTGTTGCTGTTCTAACTGAACGTTCTATAGCATTTCTATTGAGATATAGCAAGGCTGGGAAAGTAGATTCTTATGGTGGAGTCATGGGTGATGCTTTTGGTTTTGGTGGTAAGAGATTGCTTCAGATTTGTGTGCTGCTTAACAATATTGGTACCCTAATTGTCTACATGATTATAATTG GTGATGTGATTTCTGGAACATCTTCAAGTGGAATTCATCATTCTGGATTATTGGAACAATGGTTTGGTAACTACTGGTGGACTGGCCGTActtgtgttcttctttttgtgaCTCTTGCTGTGTTTACTCCACTAGCATTCTTCAAACGGATAG ATTCACTGAAATACACATCAGCCTTAGCAGTAGGACTTGCAGTTGTTTTTCTGGTTATCACTGCTGGAATCACAGTGTTCAAGTTAGTGAATGGAAGTATTGGGATGCCTAGATTACTTCCTGATGTTACTAATTTAACATCATTCTGGAATCTTTTCACAGTTGTGCCTGTTCTTGTCACAGCATTCATCTGTCATTTCAATG TTCATACAATCCAAAATGAGCTGGAAGACTCTACTATGATACAGCCAGTTGTATGGACTTCATTAGCTTTGTGTTCAACTGTGTATATTATGACAAGCTTCTTCGGTATACTCCTATTTGGAGACTCGACTTTGGATGATGTGTTGGCTAATTTTGACACCAACCTTGGTGTCCCTTACAGCTATGTCCTGAATGACATTGTTCGAATCAGCTACGCTCTCCATCTTATGCTTGTCTTCCCTGTTGTCTTCCATCCGTTGCGCCTAAATCTGGACGGTCTTATTTTTCCCTCAGCCAGGCCTTTGGTTTTAGATAACTGTAGGTTTATATTGATAAGCATATCACTCATATTTGTCATCTATATCGGTGCAAATTTCATCCCAAACATCTGGGTTGCTTTCCAGTTCACTGGAGCAACTTCTGCTATTTGTCTTGGATTTATATTCCCAGCTGCCATTGCCCTCAG GGATTCGAATTCGGTTGCATCTAAGAAGGATAAGATTGTGTCCTTATTCATGATATTTCTTGCTTTGTTCTCAAGTTTGGTGGCCATATACAGTGATGCCTATGCCCTTTTCAGAAAGAGTCCCTCTCCAAGACAATGA